The following are encoded in a window of Manihot esculenta cultivar AM560-2 chromosome 8, M.esculenta_v8, whole genome shotgun sequence genomic DNA:
- the LOC110621036 gene encoding transcription factor IIIB 60 kDa subunit isoform X2, which translates to MVFCKACARDVPGIRDGDGLLSCSRCGKVLKFDNYSTEATFVKNASGQSQLAGKLVRSIENENFSRQRLYDKAYDDLISIKNGLGMGENLAIVDQAMVYYRIAVERNFTKGRRTEQVQAVCLYIACRENRKPYLLIDFSNYLRINIYVLGAVFLQLCKVLNLTEHPICQKLLDPSIFIHKYTASLAGGKNKDISDSALTIIASMNRDWMQTGRRPSGLWGAALYISALSHGLNCSKSDILKLVHVCEATLSKRLVEFESTESGSLTIEELNAKAEELKESSTDQSDVMLKTSSSKELLCHHKGTSRLPHAYGLCNECYAYFIGFEGGMDPPAFQRAERQRKENPSAMDKTVDPNAFEELNSQHVGRDERLQSTEPQSLGGTAQDMPANDGGYGKFNGEDDTCSKAHDESDNFSDIDDAEVDGYLHNEEEAKYKKIIWEEMNREYLEEQAAKEAAAAAAKEAWEATFKNCPEDVQAAKKLEAAVAAAVAKSKKERQQKRAAEARNSAPPQSASEAARQMLTKKRISSKINYDALEKLFDEPGSKDPKKPRTESHSDDDDKFPHTDNEKDDLGQENKNVDEEDAEAYNYTNDPYYENGEEAYGYDYNENDDYSVY; encoded by the exons ATGGTGTTTTGTAAAGCCTGTGCAAGAGATGTTCCTGGAATTCGTGATGGTGATGGGCTTTT GTCCTGTAGCAGGTGTGGTAAGGTTCTGAAATTTGATAATTATTCAACTGAAGCCACATTTGTAAAAAATGCATCGGGACAG AGCCAATTGGCAGGAAAGTTAGTAAGGAGtattgaaaatgaaaatttttcaaGGCAAAGGTTATATGATAAAG CTTATGATGATTTGATAAGTATAAAAAATGGCTTGGGCATGGGTGAAAATCTTGCCATAGTTGACCAAGCTATGGTGTATTATCGA ATAGCAGTTGAACGAAATTTCACTAAAGGACGTAGAACAGAGCAAGTCCAAGCCGTTTGTCTTTACATTGCATGTCG GGAGAACAGAAAGCCATATCTTCTTATTGATTTTTCGAATTACTTGAGAATCAATAT TTATGTGCTAGGTGCTGTTTTTTTGCAGCTCTGCAAAGTTTTGAATCTTACAGAACATCCCATTTGCCAGAAACTTCTTGATCCATCcatttttattcataaatataCAGCTA GTTTAGCAGGAGGAAAGAATAAGGATATTTCTGATTCTGCACTGACCATTATAGCTAGCATGAATCGTGATTGGATGCAG ACAGGGAGGAGGCCTAGTGGGTTGTGGGGCGCAGCATTATATATATCTGCACTGTCACATGGTCTCAACTGTTCTAAATCAGACATt TTAAAGCTGGTGCATGTTTGTGAAGCAACACTCTCAAAACGATTGGTAGAATTTGAGAGTACGGAGTCTGGCAGCTTAACG ATTGAGGAACTGAATGCAAAAGCAGAAGAGCTTAAAGAAAGTTCAACAGATCAATCAGATGTTATGTTGAAGACGTCAAGCTCAAAAGAGTTGCTTTGTCATCACAAGGGTACTAGTAGACTTCCTCATGCCTATGGTCTTTGTAACGAGTGTTACGCATAT TTCATAGGATTTGAGGGTGGAATGGATCCTCCAGCTTTCCAGCGTGCTGAGCGGCAAAGAAAGGAAAATCCATCTGCTATGGACAAGACTGTAGACCCAAATGCG TTTGAGGAGTTGAACAGCCAACATGTGGGCAGAGATGAAAGACTGCAGTCTACTGAGCCACAAAGCCTTG GGGGAACTGCTCAGGACATGCCTGCTAATGATGGTGGTTATGGTAAATTTAATGGAGAGGACGATACATGTTCTAAAGCTCATGATGAATCAGACAACTTTTCTGATATTGATGATGCTGAG GTTGATGGCTACCTTCACAATGAGGAGGAGGCTAAGTACAAAAAAATCATTTGGGAAGAAATGAATCGTGAGTATCTTGAG GAACAGGCAGCTAAGGAGGCAGCTGCAGCAGCTGCTAAGGAAGCTTGGGAGGCAACTTTTAAGAACTGTCCAGAGGACGTGCAAGCTGcaaagaagcttgaagcagcCGTTGCAGCAGCTGTAGCAAAATCGAAAAAG GAAAGGCAACAAAAACGAGCTGCAGAAGCAAGGAACTCAGCTCCTCCACAATCTGCTTCAGAAGCTGCCCGCCAAATGCTGACAAAGAAG AGAATCAGTTCAAAAATCAATTATGATGCCTTGGAGAAACTCTTTGATGAACCT GGCTCTAAGGATCCCAAGAAACCAAGGACAGAATCACATTCTGATGATGATGACAAGTTCCCGCATACAGATAACGAAAAGGATGACCTGgggcaagaaaataaaaatgtggACGAGGAGGATGCCGAAGCATATAACTACACAAATGATCCTTATTATGAAAATGGCGAAGAAGCATATGGCTATGATTACAACGAGAACGATGATTATAGTGTTTATTAG
- the LOC110621036 gene encoding transcription factor IIIB 60 kDa subunit isoform X1, whose translation MVFCKACARDVPGIRDGDGLLSCSRCGKVLKFDNYSTEATFVKNASGQSQLAGKLVRSIENENFSRQRLYDKAYDDLISIKNGLGMGENLAIVDQAMVYYRIAVERNFTKGRRTEQVQAVCLYIACRENRKPYLLIDFSNYLRINIYVLGAVFLQLCKVLNLTEHPICQKLLDPSIFIHKYTASLAGGKNKDISDSALTIIASMNRDWMQTGRRPSGLWGAALYISALSHGLNCSKSDILKLVHVCEATLSKRLVEFESTESGSLTIEELNAKAEELKESSTDQSDVMLKTSSSKELLCHHKGTSRLPHAYGLCNECYAYFIGFEGGMDPPAFQRAERQRKENPSAMDKTVDPNAFEELNSQHVGRDERLQSTEPQSLGGTAQDMPANDGGYGKFNGEDDTCSKAHDESDNFSDIDDAEVDGYLHNEEEAKYKKIIWEEMNREYLEEQAAKEAAAAAAKEAWEATFKNCPEDVQAAKKLEAAVAAAVAKSKKERQQKRAAEARNSAPPQSASEAARQMLTKKHIAVSEKVHGFFCRESVQKSIMMPWRNSLMNLALRIPRNQGQNHILMMMTSSRIQITKRMTWGKKIKMWTRRMPKHITTQMILIMKMAKKHMAMITTRTMIIVFISHGRRLYLILSNLLDK comes from the exons ATGGTGTTTTGTAAAGCCTGTGCAAGAGATGTTCCTGGAATTCGTGATGGTGATGGGCTTTT GTCCTGTAGCAGGTGTGGTAAGGTTCTGAAATTTGATAATTATTCAACTGAAGCCACATTTGTAAAAAATGCATCGGGACAG AGCCAATTGGCAGGAAAGTTAGTAAGGAGtattgaaaatgaaaatttttcaaGGCAAAGGTTATATGATAAAG CTTATGATGATTTGATAAGTATAAAAAATGGCTTGGGCATGGGTGAAAATCTTGCCATAGTTGACCAAGCTATGGTGTATTATCGA ATAGCAGTTGAACGAAATTTCACTAAAGGACGTAGAACAGAGCAAGTCCAAGCCGTTTGTCTTTACATTGCATGTCG GGAGAACAGAAAGCCATATCTTCTTATTGATTTTTCGAATTACTTGAGAATCAATAT TTATGTGCTAGGTGCTGTTTTTTTGCAGCTCTGCAAAGTTTTGAATCTTACAGAACATCCCATTTGCCAGAAACTTCTTGATCCATCcatttttattcataaatataCAGCTA GTTTAGCAGGAGGAAAGAATAAGGATATTTCTGATTCTGCACTGACCATTATAGCTAGCATGAATCGTGATTGGATGCAG ACAGGGAGGAGGCCTAGTGGGTTGTGGGGCGCAGCATTATATATATCTGCACTGTCACATGGTCTCAACTGTTCTAAATCAGACATt TTAAAGCTGGTGCATGTTTGTGAAGCAACACTCTCAAAACGATTGGTAGAATTTGAGAGTACGGAGTCTGGCAGCTTAACG ATTGAGGAACTGAATGCAAAAGCAGAAGAGCTTAAAGAAAGTTCAACAGATCAATCAGATGTTATGTTGAAGACGTCAAGCTCAAAAGAGTTGCTTTGTCATCACAAGGGTACTAGTAGACTTCCTCATGCCTATGGTCTTTGTAACGAGTGTTACGCATAT TTCATAGGATTTGAGGGTGGAATGGATCCTCCAGCTTTCCAGCGTGCTGAGCGGCAAAGAAAGGAAAATCCATCTGCTATGGACAAGACTGTAGACCCAAATGCG TTTGAGGAGTTGAACAGCCAACATGTGGGCAGAGATGAAAGACTGCAGTCTACTGAGCCACAAAGCCTTG GGGGAACTGCTCAGGACATGCCTGCTAATGATGGTGGTTATGGTAAATTTAATGGAGAGGACGATACATGTTCTAAAGCTCATGATGAATCAGACAACTTTTCTGATATTGATGATGCTGAG GTTGATGGCTACCTTCACAATGAGGAGGAGGCTAAGTACAAAAAAATCATTTGGGAAGAAATGAATCGTGAGTATCTTGAG GAACAGGCAGCTAAGGAGGCAGCTGCAGCAGCTGCTAAGGAAGCTTGGGAGGCAACTTTTAAGAACTGTCCAGAGGACGTGCAAGCTGcaaagaagcttgaagcagcCGTTGCAGCAGCTGTAGCAAAATCGAAAAAG GAAAGGCAACAAAAACGAGCTGCAGAAGCAAGGAACTCAGCTCCTCCACAATCTGCTTCAGAAGCTGCCCGCCAAATGCTGACAAAGAAG CATATTGCAGTTTCTGAGAAAGTCCATGGTTTCTTTTGCAGAGAATCAGTTCAAAAATCAATTATGATGCCTTGGAGAAACTCTTTGATGAACCT GGCTCTAAGGATCCCAAGAAACCAAGGACAGAATCACATTCTGATGATGATGACAAGTTCCCGCATACAGATAACGAAAAGGATGACCTGgggcaagaaaataaaaatgtggACGAGGAGGATGCCGAAGCATATAACTACACAAATGATCCTTATTATGAAAATGGCGAAGAAGCATATGGCTATGATTACAACGAGAACGATGATTATAGTGTTTATTAGCCATGGCAGGCGGTTGTACTTAATTCTTTCAAACCTTCTTGATAAATAG